The DNA region TCGGCAAGCTCGCCGTCAGCGATGGTCTTGTTGATGCGGGTGAGGTCCTGATAAACGATGCGGCCCGCGCCCAAGTTGAGGTGCCCCACTTCCGAGTTGCCCATCTGTCCTTCAGGGAGGCCAACGTCATTGCCGCTGGCGCTCACCTTACTCATTGGATAGGTCGCGTACAGATGATCGTGGAATGGAGTGTTGGCGAGAAGCGTGGTGTTGCCTTCTGCCTCTGCTGCGGCCTGACCGTTGGGCGCGATGCCCCAACCGTCACGGATGATCAAAACGACTGGACTATTTTTTGTGCTCATAAATTGGGTTGGTAAATCTGGATACCACCGCAGCCCATGGCCCCGGAGGTTTGGAATGTTCCCCTACACCAATTGACCAAGCTCCCCGTCGTGCAAGTGAAAGCCGTGCCAAGCGGCCAAACTTGTACGGTTTGAACGGGAAATCCGGGAGAACCGCCGAGTTCCCTTCCAAATTCCGTGGCGATCACGTCCGAATGCGGCATGATGCGCCCGCCTCACCGCTTCTCACGCAAAGGCGCGGTGGGTTCTGATGCGGAGCCGAGCGCGAGAATTACATCAAACGTAGTGGCTTTGAGGAATCCGCAGATTTCGCAGATTGTTGTGATTTTTGCGCAAGCGTGGAGTGACGGTGTCCCCACCGTCGTCTATCGCCCCGGAGCACCGCGACCTCTTTCTTTAATTGTCACGCAAAGACGCAGAGGCGCAAAGACTTCTCATGCAATGTCGCGGGCTGGAGCATCATCTCACCTAGTGGCTTTGGGGGATCCGCAGATTGCGCAGATTGTTATGATTTTGCGCAAGCGTGGAGTGACGGTGTCCCCACCGTCGGCAACTCACCTGCGAGCAGCGCGCGCTTTCATTTCAGCTCTCCAATTTCAGCTTTCAAATTTCCCCTGCACAAGCGCCCTCCGACCGCCGGATTTCACCCGGCCACCAACGACGGAGCGAAGCGACCACTTCGGACCAGAGTTCCGAGCTATGCCTCTGTGACCTCTGAGTCCTCTATGGTTCAACCTCAGAAAGCGCACCCATAAAAGAACCCGCGGCTCCAGGCGCACGCGGGTTCTGAAATATGAAGCTTGTAAGGAGCTGCGAAAAGCGCCCCCTACCGCTAGGCGGACTGTCCCGCGTAGTATTCTTCGATTGCCGCGACAAGCCCTGAAATGCTGCTGTCGGTGGCTTCGATATCCACTTTGTGACCGTGCTTGCGGACGGTCTCCGAAGTGATCGGCCCGATGCTGGCAATGAGGCATCCTTCTGGCACTGGAATACCGAGCGCGAAGAAGTTCTCAACCGTCGAGGAACTGGTGAACGTGATCACGTCCGCACCTTCCTCGCGCAGGCGTTCCTGGCCACCGCAGATATCCTTGGTTTCCGGAACCGTGTGGTAAGCAATCGCTTCGTCAACGATTGCTCCCATCTTACTCAGACCTTCCGACACCACAGGGCGGGCGTCTTCACCACGCACCCAAAGAACGGTCAGGTTCTCCAGATCACCGTGTTTGTCTTTATTGCCGAACTCCTCGACCAAGCCCTCCGCCACGTGACGCTCCGGCAGCAGATCGGTCTTCAAGTGGAAATCCTTGAGACGCTTCGCCGTTCCCGGTCCGACCGCAGCGAAACGCGCACCGCCAATGCTGCGTGCGTCGTCGAAGATCTTGTAGAACATATCAAAGAAGCGCTCGACCCCGTTCGGGCTGGTGAAAATGATCCAGTCGTACTTGTGGGCGTCGAGCACCAAGTGCCCGAACTCTTCCAAGTTTGGTGCGCCTTCGATCCGAATCGTCGGCAACTCGTAAGCATCGGCACCCAGCACTTCGAGCTGGCGGCTCAGCTCACCCGCCTGTTGGCGCGTGCGCGTCACGACGATGCGCTTGCCAAACAACGGGCGGTTGTCGAACCAATTGATCTTTTCACGCATGGTCACGACGTCGCCGATCACCGCCACAGCCGGCGCTTTGAAGCCCGTCTTCTCAACGAGATCCGCGATTGTCCCGAGCGTCCCCATCAGGGTCTCCTGCTTCGGAGTGGTCGCCCAGCGCACCAGAGCCATCGGTGTCTCTGGATCAGCGCCGTGCTCGATCAGTTTGTTCGTAATCTGGCGCATGCGGCTCACTCCCATGAGGAAAACCTTGGTCCCCTTGGCATTGGCGAGACGGTCGTAATCCAGTGACGTCTCCGCTTTGTCTGGGTCCTCGTGACCGGTGAAAATGGTGAGCTCCGAGTTGAAGTCGCGGTGGGTCACCGGAATCCCGGCAAACGCAGGACCACCAATGGTCGAGCTGATGCCCGGCACAATCTCAAAGTCCACGCCGGCCTGGCGCAGTTCGTCGGCTTCCTCACCTCCACGGCCGAAAATCATCGGGTCGCCCCCCTTGAGGCGCAGCACTTTCTGCCCGGCCTGGGTTCGCTCGACCAACAATGCGTTGATCTCATGCTGCTTGAGCGTGTGATCGCCCGCTTTTTTCCCGACGTAGATGATCTCGGCATCCTCGCGGGCCCAGCGCAGAATCTGCGCGTTGCTCAGGTAATCGTAAAGAATGACGTCAGCTTGTTCGACGCACTCACGGGCGCGCACGGTGACGAGTCCAAGGTTTCCCGGTCCAGCTCCGACGAGCCAGCAGACACCGCGTTCAGATGAGGTTGACATGATAGATAGTTGTTAAGAGTCAGTAATTCGTCCTGCCAGCCATCAGGCCAGCTCATTGAAAAGCAGTGCTGCCAGTGCTTCGGGATCGCTCACAGCACCATCGCCACGGGATTGGCGCAGCGTTCCATCGTCGTCAAACACGACCGCAGACGCGCGCATCGCAGAGCCCTCAAGTTCGGTGCGAACCCCGATTGGCGTTTCACAGCCCGCGTCGAGCAAGCGCAAGAACTCACGCTCACAGCGCACCCTCGCCCAGGTTTCGTCATGATTGATCCCAGCGATCAACTCGGCCGCGTCGGCATCGTCTTTGCGGATCTCAAAGCCCACGGCGCCCTGTCCGGCAGCAGGCAGCATCTCGCTCTCGTCGAGCACACGCGCGTGCACAGAGCCACCTTCCACCTCGAGCACTCCTTGGCTCAGATCAAAGCCCAAGCGCACTAGTCCCGCCTTGGCGAGCAAGGTCGCATCGTAGTCCCCTACCGCGACTTTGCGCAAGCGGGTCGGCACATTGCCGCGAATGTCCTTCACCTCAAGCCCCGGCAGCAAACGCAGGATCTGCTTGGCACGACGCACACTACTCGTCCCCAACACAGCCCCGTCCGCCAAGTCGCCCGCCGCACGAGTAATCAACACATCCTCGATAGGAGCGCGCTCGAGCACACCGGTAATCGCAAACGCATCCGCAACCTGAGTCGGCACGTCTTTCAAGCTGTGCACCGCCACGTCGATCTCGCCCTGCATCAATGCGATCTCGAGTTCTTTGGTGAAAACGCCTTTGTCGATGATCTCGCCATCAGGACCCACCGTGCCGGAAAGCTCGGACAAGCTCACGTTCTGGCATAGGTCGCCGGTGGTCTTGATTACCACGCGCTCCAGTTGGATACCCGGATACGCCGCACGCAGCGCAGTTTCCGTCATTTCCGCCTGAGCCAACGCCAACGCACTGCCACGGGTTCCGATCTTCCAAATTTTATCCGTCATCTGCTGGGTCATGCGTTGTTGGTTTCTGAAAAATTGATCACGCCATCGAGTCGGCTTTCCAGCTCACCGTTGATCAACAATCGGCACTCCTGGATCTGCGCCTCCCGTTGGTCTCTGGCCTCGGATGCCAAGCCTTCCAGCGCATCGATGTCGTAAAGATAGATCTCGTCCAGGTCGTTCACATCCGCGGCGATGTCACGCGGCACGGCGATGTCGATCAAGAACAATGGACGTCCGGCCCGCTGACGTCGGATCGCGACCATGTCTTCTTTGGTAATGATCGGGTTCCGCGCAGCGGTGGAAGAAATCAAAATATCGAAACCGTTCACTCGGGATTTCCATTCGTCGAAGCGAATGGCTTCACCACCGATCGCGTTCGCGAGCTCCACCGCCTTATCGTACGAGCGGTTGGAAACAATCACACTCTGAGCTCCACGCGAAACCAGGCTCTGGGTGGTCACCCGGCTCATCTCGCCGGCACCGAGCACCATGACATTGCACGAGCGCAGGTCACCGAAGATGCGCTCGGCGAGCTCCACCGCGACCGATCCCACCGAGGTCGCACCCCGCTGGATCCCGGTGTGGTTGCGCACCTTTTTCCCCACGGCAAAGCTCGACTGGAAGATTTTGTTCAAGCGCTTGCCAGTCGCCGACTGCTCGAGCGCATGCTGGTAGGCCGATTTCACCTGACCAAAAATCTCCGTCTCACCCAGCACCATGGAGTCCAATCCTGCCACCACTTCAAACAAATGCTGCACCGCCTCGCGGTCGTGCAAGGTGTAGAGATGCTCGCGCACTTCGTCACCCACCTCACGCAGTGATTGGATGCAATCAATCACTTCATCCTGTGCGGCGCCGGCAGATGTATTGAGCCCGGCATACAACTCCACACGGTTGCACGTGGAGACCAATACCGCCTCACTGACCGCCGGTAGTTCACGCAAAGCCGACAACGCCTCGGTAACGCCCACCGGACTAAACGCCAAGCGCTCCCGCAACTCCACCGGCGCGGTTCGGTGATTCATTCCCAAACAGAGAAAAGACATAGCAATCGCAAGTCGACCCGCCTC from Sulfuriroseicoccus oceanibius includes:
- the cobA gene encoding uroporphyrinogen-III C-methyltransferase; translated protein: MSTSSERGVCWLVGAGPGNLGLVTVRARECVEQADVILYDYLSNAQILRWAREDAEIIYVGKKAGDHTLKQHEINALLVERTQAGQKVLRLKGGDPMIFGRGGEEADELRQAGVDFEIVPGISSTIGGPAFAGIPVTHRDFNSELTIFTGHEDPDKAETSLDYDRLANAKGTKVFLMGVSRMRQITNKLIEHGADPETPMALVRWATTPKQETLMGTLGTIADLVEKTGFKAPAVAVIGDVVTMREKINWFDNRPLFGKRIVVTRTRQQAGELSRQLEVLGADAYELPTIRIEGAPNLEEFGHLVLDAHKYDWIIFTSPNGVERFFDMFYKIFDDARSIGGARFAAVGPGTAKRLKDFHLKTDLLPERHVAEGLVEEFGNKDKHGDLENLTVLWVRGEDARPVVSEGLSKMGAIVDEAIAYHTVPETKDICGGQERLREEGADVITFTSSSTVENFFALGIPVPEGCLIASIGPITSETVRKHGHKVDIEATDSSISGLVAAIEEYYAGQSA
- the hemC gene encoding hydroxymethylbilane synthase — translated: MTDKIWKIGTRGSALALAQAEMTETALRAAYPGIQLERVVIKTTGDLCQNVSLSELSGTVGPDGEIIDKGVFTKELEIALMQGEIDVAVHSLKDVPTQVADAFAITGVLERAPIEDVLITRAAGDLADGAVLGTSSVRRAKQILRLLPGLEVKDIRGNVPTRLRKVAVGDYDATLLAKAGLVRLGFDLSQGVLEVEGGSVHARVLDESEMLPAAGQGAVGFEIRKDDADAAELIAGINHDETWARVRCEREFLRLLDAGCETPIGVRTELEGSAMRASAVVFDDDGTLRQSRGDGAVSDPEALAALLFNELA
- the hemA gene encoding glutamyl-tRNA reductase, with translation MNHRTAPVELRERLAFSPVGVTEALSALRELPAVSEAVLVSTCNRVELYAGLNTSAGAAQDEVIDCIQSLREVGDEVREHLYTLHDREAVQHLFEVVAGLDSMVLGETEIFGQVKSAYQHALEQSATGKRLNKIFQSSFAVGKKVRNHTGIQRGATSVGSVAVELAERIFGDLRSCNVMVLGAGEMSRVTTQSLVSRGAQSVIVSNRSYDKAVELANAIGGEAIRFDEWKSRVNGFDILISSTAARNPIITKEDMVAIRRQRAGRPLFLIDIAVPRDIAADVNDLDEIYLYDIDALEGLASEARDQREAQIQECRLLINGELESRLDGVINFSETNNA